The Bartonella australis AUST/NH1 genome contains the following window.
TTTTTAAGAACGAAATATTCCTCAGTTGCAACCGCACCCTCATTAACTTCTTGAGTCCAACGCTCCAATGGTATTTTGATCCCGAAAGCTTTGTCAATGGCAAAAACAATATCGAGAAAATCAAGACTATCAATTCCTAAATCATCAATTGTATGACTTTCTAGCGTAATCATGCTGCGATCAATTTCACTAATTTCTGCGATAATATCGGCAACTGTGTCAAAAGTAGATTGCAATGTGTGATTCCTTATCGTGGTTGATAATTTTACAAGGGATTTAACGCGATTCTATCTAGCCTCTTTCACCTCAAAAAAAAAGACTTAATCCAGAATGCAGCTGCTTTTCCAATATTAAAGGCAAGCTCATTATAGACGATATCATCGCGTTTGAAAATTTTCTAAAGAAGTCTTTAGGTTTCATTTTGTACAAAGATCACTAACTCCGTTTATTTTATCATGAGATTTTTCTATTTGCAGCAAGTACTGCGAGTGCTGTCATATTGACGACTCCTCGCGAGGTTACTGAAGGCGTTAGGATATGTACAGGATGTGCTGCCCCGATCAAAATGGGGCCTACATGGAGTGCATTTGTTAGATTTTTGACGATATTAAGAGTAATATTGGCTGCATCGAGCGTCGGGAATACAAGTAAATTAGCTTCTCCTTTAAGACGTGAATCAGGAAAAACACGGTCCCGAAAAATCTTAGAAAGTGCGGCATCGCCGTGCATTTCCCCGTCCGCCTCTAAATTTGGGTACAATTGAGCAAGAATCTCGGCGGCGCGGCGCATTTTACACGCGCTTTCTGTATTTTTAGAACCAAAATTCGAATGCGATAACAGAGCCGCTTTTGGTATTATACCGAACGCCTCGATTTCTTGCGCTGCCAGCACTGTCATTTCTGCTATTTCCTCCGCAGAAGGGTCCTCATTAACGTAAGTGTCTGTTAAAAAAAGAGTTCTATTTGGAGAGATAAGCAAGCTAACAGAAGAAAACTGGCTGATATTTGGGTCAAGCCCGATAATTTGTTTTATTAATTCAAGATTGCGCTCAAAACGTCCTTCTAAACCGCAGATCATTGCATCAGCTTCTTCGCGTACAACCGCGAGAGCCGCGATAGCCGTTGTCGATGTTCTCACGATTGTTTTTGCTACTTCAGGTGAAACACCATGCCTGCCTGTATAACGGAGAAATAAATTAACATAATCATGAAAACGCGGGTCATTTTCCGGATTTGTGAGCTCAAAATCTACACCAGGGCGGATTTTTAAGCCAAAGCGCTTTAATCTCGCTTCCACTACATGTGGACGACCAATGAGAAGAGGGATTGCGGTTTGTTCTTCGAGGACAATTTGTGCTGCCCGAAGTACGCGTTCATCCTCGCCATTAGCATAAATTACACGTTTGCGCTTTGCTGTTTTTGCAGCCGCAAAAACAGGTTTCATCGTTAAACCAGAACGAAATACAAAGCGATTGAGAATGTCATGGTAAGCTCTCATATCTTCGATAGGGTGAACGGCTACACCTGTGTCCATTGCCGCTTTAGCGACAGCAGGAGCGATACGCAATATTAAGCGTGGATCGAATGGGAAGGGGATAAGATAGTCTGGCCCAAAATTTGGTGATTCTTTCGAATACGCACGTGCTGCGACGTCCGAGGATTCTTCACGTGCAAGATCGGCGATAGCGCGAACTGCTGCCATTTTCATTTCTTCATTGATTGCCGTGGCGCCGACGTCCAGCGCACCGCGAAAGATATAAGGGAAGCAAAGGACATTATTGACCTGATTTGGATAATCAGAACGCCCTGTACAGATCATTGCATCTGGCCTTACTCTACGTGCTTCTTCTGGCATAATTTCTGGCGTCGGATTAGCAAGTGCCAAAATTAAGGGCTTCGGAGACATTTTTTTCAAATCTTGAGGTTTTAAAACACCACCTGCCGAAACACCTAAAAAGATATCTGCATCATTAATGATTTCGGATAAGGTTCGTGCATCAGTTTTTTGTGCGTAATTGATTTTCCAGCGATCCATAAGTGCTTCGCGGCCTTCATAAACAACACCATCTAAATCGCTGAGCCAGATATTTTCAACTTTTGCTCCAAGGCGCACTAAAAGATTAAGACAAGCTAAAGCGGCTGCACCCGCACCTGAGGTAACTATTTTTGCATCTTCAATTTTTTTTTCAGCAAGGTTTAGTCCATTTAATACGGCTGCGGAAACGATAATAGCGGTTCCATGTTGGTCGTCATGAAAAACTGGAATATTCATTTTTGCACGAAGTTTTTCTTCGATTTCAAAACATTCAGGTGCTTTAATATCCTCAAGATTGATGCCGCCAAATGTCGGTTCTAACGCAGATACGGTTTCTACCATTTTTTCGATATCGGGTGCGTCGAGCTCAATATCAAAAACATCGATATTTGCGAATTTTTTAAATAAAACAGCTTTTCCTTCCATGACTGGTTTTGAAGCAAGTGGGCCAATATTTCCTAATCCAAGAACAGCGGTTCCATTCGATACAACAGCTACTAAATTAGAACGGGCTGTATATTGAGCTGCAAGTTTTGGGTCTTCATGGATCGCGAGGCACGGTATGGCGACACCCGGAGAATAAGCGAGCGCCAGGTCACGTTGATTATCAAGAGGTGTCGTTGCTTGTATTTCTAATTTTCCAGGTTTTGGATATTGGTGGTAAAAAAGCGCCGCGCTATCAAGCTCAGTTTTTTGCAAACTGAATTTATTTTTTTGTTTTGTAGCCATTTTTGTGATACCCGAATTGGTACGTGTCTCTATATAGACGCTATCATCTACGATAGGGCGCTTTTTCTCATATATCCTGGTTTACTTGAATATAAAACGCCCCTGCGTGGTGAGGAAATTTTTCTGGATTGCCAAACCGATTTGATGGATTATTTCGGTTATGCTAGTTAGTAACCCCCGTTATATCGTCGCCATTATCTTCTCCCTGCGAGATTTTGTGTCCGAAAAAATGCTAAAAAATACCGCTTCAAGATTACATTACCAAGCAGCTACTTTTTTTGCAATGCTCTGAAGAAGAGAGTGTTAAAAGCGTGGAAAGTGTTTGCTCGTTCCTTTAACTTTTTTTTGTAAAATACACCCTTTATCTGCATGTTTAATACGCCAG
Protein-coding sequences here:
- a CDS encoding NADP-dependent malic enzyme, whose product is MATKQKNKFSLQKTELDSAALFYHQYPKPGKLEIQATTPLDNQRDLALAYSPGVAIPCLAIHEDPKLAAQYTARSNLVAVVSNGTAVLGLGNIGPLASKPVMEGKAVLFKKFANIDVFDIELDAPDIEKMVETVSALEPTFGGINLEDIKAPECFEIEEKLRAKMNIPVFHDDQHGTAIIVSAAVLNGLNLAEKKIEDAKIVTSGAGAAALACLNLLVRLGAKVENIWLSDLDGVVYEGREALMDRWKINYAQKTDARTLSEIINDADIFLGVSAGGVLKPQDLKKMSPKPLILALANPTPEIMPEEARRVRPDAMICTGRSDYPNQVNNVLCFPYIFRGALDVGATAINEEMKMAAVRAIADLAREESSDVAARAYSKESPNFGPDYLIPFPFDPRLILRIAPAVAKAAMDTGVAVHPIEDMRAYHDILNRFVFRSGLTMKPVFAAAKTAKRKRVIYANGEDERVLRAAQIVLEEQTAIPLLIGRPHVVEARLKRFGLKIRPGVDFELTNPENDPRFHDYVNLFLRYTGRHGVSPEVAKTIVRTSTTAIAALAVVREEADAMICGLEGRFERNLELIKQIIGLDPNISQFSSVSLLISPNRTLFLTDTYVNEDPSAEEIAEMTVLAAQEIEAFGIIPKAALLSHSNFGSKNTESACKMRRAAEILAQLYPNLEADGEMHGDAALSKIFRDRVFPDSRLKGEANLLVFPTLDAANITLNIVKNLTNALHVGPILIGAAHPVHILTPSVTSRGVVNMTALAVLAANRKIS
- a CDS encoding acyl carrier protein; its protein translation is MQSTFDTVADIIAEISEIDRSMITLESHTIDDLGIDSLDFLDIVFAIDKAFGIKIPLERWTQEVNEGAVATEEYFVLKNLCTKIDELVSLKQAD